From the Desulfovibrio legallii genome, one window contains:
- a CDS encoding SulP family inorganic anion transporter — MNTRAARFFPFLETLRGYSRADFRADLLAAVTVTPMAVPQAMAYAIIAGVHPQYGIYACMLPVALAALWGSSRYMAAGPTNAISMVIYSTFATVSVGGVLISSLPEAARMAYVFGLAVLCGLIQIGMGLARLGDLANFISHSVMVAFTTGAALLIAVGQISTVLGLTGPKPAGFFNQIFAALHGLPQANIWCLALAVLTVVLTLTFRRVSRRFPASLAALAVVTAVSALLGAGERGVPLVGAIPSVVPPLSLPPAFDLDALRDLFMPALALALLGTVESLAIGKQLANVKNDSFDGSQELIGQGLGNLAAGLTSGIPGCGSFTRSALMVSSGGRTRMGTVFSGILALPMLFLLAPLIRWLPLPALGGILLLISFKMIDVEAIRLCLVATRVDRVVLLITFLSTLLFDLEKAIFIGVLLSLVLFIYKTSHPRVRRLQPGDPLLREAPADLPDGVAVYVIEGTLFFGAIHELERQLYEEDREPARLVLLHLSRVFWLDASGAHALAQFVERCYARSMPVILVVGSSSVRNILQRTGILDYLSNGFVADTINEGLRLAATLLRRVSCRDGQCAFPMPAMPAWRDDQETDPLLSAGEAGAAAGLAPTQADQLPGPLRSAPGNAAANAAQARSNEPAPARSTPAAEARVTLTGPQPPAGGPAHPASEDAAASVVSAAPSADGPAGFVPAPQPTPSPTAAPAPPAGRKSGSDPKELA; from the coding sequence GTGAACACGCGCGCCGCACGCTTCTTTCCCTTTCTGGAAACCCTGCGGGGCTACTCCCGCGCAGACTTCCGCGCGGACCTGCTGGCCGCCGTGACGGTGACGCCCATGGCCGTGCCTCAGGCCATGGCCTACGCCATCATCGCCGGGGTGCACCCGCAGTACGGCATCTACGCCTGCATGCTGCCCGTGGCCCTGGCCGCCCTGTGGGGCTCTTCCCGCTATATGGCGGCCGGGCCCACCAACGCCATCTCCATGGTCATCTACTCCACCTTCGCCACGGTAAGCGTGGGGGGCGTGCTTATTTCCAGCCTGCCCGAAGCAGCCCGCATGGCCTACGTTTTCGGGCTGGCCGTGCTCTGCGGGCTGATCCAGATCGGCATGGGCCTGGCCCGGCTGGGCGACCTTGCCAATTTCATTTCCCATTCGGTCATGGTGGCTTTTACCACCGGCGCGGCCCTGCTCATTGCCGTGGGGCAGATCAGCACGGTGCTGGGCCTTACCGGGCCCAAACCCGCCGGCTTTTTTAACCAGATTTTCGCCGCACTGCACGGTCTGCCCCAGGCCAACATCTGGTGCCTGGCCCTGGCCGTACTCACCGTGGTTCTGACGCTGACCTTCCGGCGGGTCTCGCGGCGCTTTCCCGCCTCACTGGCGGCGCTGGCCGTGGTCACGGCCGTCAGCGCCCTGTTGGGCGCGGGGGAGCGCGGCGTGCCCCTGGTGGGGGCCATCCCCAGCGTGGTTCCGCCCCTTTCCCTGCCGCCCGCTTTTGATCTGGACGCCCTGCGCGATCTCTTTATGCCCGCCCTGGCCCTGGCCCTGCTGGGCACGGTAGAATCCCTGGCCATCGGCAAGCAACTGGCCAACGTCAAAAATGATTCCTTTGACGGTAGCCAGGAGCTCATCGGCCAAGGGCTGGGCAACCTGGCTGCCGGGCTTACTTCGGGCATTCCCGGTTGCGGCTCTTTCACCCGCAGCGCTCTGATGGTTTCCTCAGGCGGGCGTACGCGTATGGGCACGGTTTTTTCCGGTATTCTGGCTCTGCCCATGCTTTTCCTTCTGGCCCCGCTCATCCGCTGGCTGCCCCTGCCCGCCCTGGGGGGCATACTGCTGCTCATTTCTTTCAAAATGATCGACGTGGAGGCCATCCGCCTGTGTCTGGTGGCCACCCGCGTGGACCGTGTTGTTCTGCTGATTACCTTTCTCTCCACCTTGTTGTTTGATCTGGAAAAAGCCATCTTCATCGGCGTGCTGCTCTCGCTGGTCCTGTTCATTTACAAGACCTCCCACCCCCGTGTGCGCCGTCTGCAGCCCGGCGACCCCCTGCTGCGCGAGGCCCCGGCCGATCTGCCCGACGGCGTGGCCGTGTACGTCATCGAAGGCACGCTCTTTTTCGGGGCCATCCATGAGCTGGAACGTCAGCTTTATGAAGAGGACCGCGAACCCGCCCGACTGGTGCTGCTGCACCTTTCGCGCGTGTTCTGGCTGGACGCATCGGGTGCGCACGCTCTGGCCCAGTTTGTGGAGCGCTGCTATGCCCGCAGCATGCCCGTCATTCTGGTGGTGGGCAGCAGCAGCGTGCGCAATATTTTGCAGCGCACGGGCATTCTGGACTACCTCAGCAATGGCTTTGTGGCCGACACCATCAACGAGGGCCTGCGCCTGGCCGCCACCCTGCTGCGCCGCGTGAGCTGCCGCGACGGCCAGTGCGCCTTTCCCATGCCTGCCATGCCCGCTTGGCGGGACGACCAGGAGACGGATCCCCTGCTCTCGGCAGGCGAGGCCGGGGCCGCCGCAGGCCTTGCCCCCACTCAGGCGGACCAGCTGCCCGGCCCTCTGCGCTCCGCGCCCGGCAATGCGGCCGCAAACGCCGCGCAGGCCCGCTCCAACGAGCCCGCCCCGGCCCGGTCCACACCTGCAGCCGAAGCCCGCGTGACCCTTACGGGCCCGCAGCCGCCTGCGGGCGGTCCGGCGCATCCCGCATCCGAGGATGCGGCCGCAAGCGTTGTCTCGGCGGCCCCCTCCGCCGACGGCCCGGCAGGCTTTGTCCCCGCGCCCCAGCCAACGCCGTCCCCCACCGCCGCCCCCGCGCCGCCCGCGGGGCGCAAATCCGGGTCGGACCCCAAAGAACTTGCATGA
- a CDS encoding tRNA dihydrouridine synthase, with the protein MSLSLPSCPANPAALPFGREFPWLAPLAGYSDLPFRLLCREYGAAVCVTEMVSAKGLAYQSPGTNELLQTLPEDQPLVVQLFGAEPVFLGRAVTLLREAGFGWFDLNMGCSVPKVLRQGAGAAMLDHVDNALAVARAMLAAAGPGRVGFKLRLGLDAARPVLPDLALRLEDAGAGWLTLHPRTARQGFGGTADWEALARLVPRLSIPLLASGDLFSAADGLACLERTGVAGLMYARGALHNPAVFADHAALCRGCVPKPQDAVGLKAMILRHIALARRHCPGRAALWKMRSVVPRYVRALPGARALRQELCRCEDWEAVAAALDKFLDGCDSGTAQSHLF; encoded by the coding sequence ATGAGCCTGTCCCTGCCTTCTTGTCCCGCCAATCCCGCAGCCTTGCCTTTTGGGCGGGAATTCCCCTGGCTGGCCCCCCTGGCTGGGTACAGCGATCTGCCCTTTCGCCTGCTCTGCCGGGAGTACGGGGCTGCCGTTTGCGTTACGGAGATGGTCAGCGCCAAGGGCCTGGCCTACCAGAGCCCCGGCACCAATGAACTGCTCCAGACCCTGCCTGAGGATCAGCCCCTGGTGGTGCAGTTGTTCGGGGCTGAGCCCGTTTTTCTGGGTCGGGCCGTAACCCTGCTGCGCGAGGCGGGCTTCGGTTGGTTTGACCTGAACATGGGCTGCTCCGTGCCCAAGGTGCTGCGTCAGGGCGCGGGGGCGGCCATGCTGGACCATGTGGACAACGCCCTGGCCGTGGCCCGGGCCATGCTGGCCGCCGCCGGGCCGGGGCGCGTGGGCTTTAAGCTGCGGCTGGGCCTGGACGCGGCCCGCCCCGTGCTGCCCGACTTGGCCCTGCGTCTGGAGGACGCCGGCGCGGGCTGGCTGACCCTGCACCCCCGCACGGCGCGTCAGGGCTTTGGCGGCACGGCGGACTGGGAGGCTCTGGCCCGGCTGGTTCCGCGTTTGTCCATCCCCCTGCTGGCCAGCGGCGACCTGTTCAGCGCGGCGGACGGCCTGGCCTGCCTGGAGCGCACGGGCGTCGCGGGTCTCATGTACGCGCGGGGCGCGCTGCACAATCCCGCTGTTTTCGCCGACCACGCAGCCCTCTGCCGCGGCTGCGTCCCTAAACCTCAGGACGCTGTCGGCCTTAAAGCCATGATTCTGCGCCATATAGCCCTGGCCCGCCGCCACTGCCCCGGCCGGGCAGCGTTGTGGAAGATGCGCTCGGTGGTGCCCCGCTATGTGCGCGCCCTGCCCGGAGCGCGTGCCCTGCGGCAGGAGCTTTGCCGCTGTGAAGACTGGGAGGCCGTGGCCGCCGCGCTGGACAAATTCCTGGACGGCTGCGACAGTGGTACGGCACAGAGCCATCTTTTTTGA
- the ispH gene encoding 4-hydroxy-3-methylbut-2-enyl diphosphate reductase, whose translation MEVIRAGTAGFCMGVSLALQKLEAALRERTADTERICTLGPIIHNPQVQEEYAAKGVARLDDPEQARPGDVVVIRAHGVTRQTEERLRAGGARVLDATCPKVKKAQLAIARATAYGAVLLLFGEADHPEVRGLVSYAGGPAHVFGGMEELTALPLPVDRPYVLASQTTQDRALFGTIEAYLLERLRKLTVLATICDATRERQEEARNIASRVDAMVVVGGRESGNTRRLADVARAAGIPTYHVERVDELQADLFAQNRRAGLTAGASTPKSLIDAAEERLASL comes from the coding sequence ATGGAGGTCATCCGCGCCGGAACCGCGGGGTTCTGCATGGGCGTAAGTCTGGCTCTGCAGAAGCTGGAGGCCGCCCTGCGGGAGCGCACGGCGGATACGGAACGCATCTGCACCCTGGGCCCCATTATCCATAATCCGCAGGTGCAGGAAGAGTACGCGGCCAAGGGCGTGGCGCGTCTGGACGACCCAGAGCAAGCCCGCCCTGGCGATGTGGTGGTCATCCGCGCCCACGGCGTCACCCGCCAGACCGAGGAGCGCCTGCGCGCCGGCGGCGCGCGCGTACTGGACGCCACCTGTCCCAAGGTCAAAAAGGCGCAGCTGGCCATTGCCCGCGCCACGGCCTACGGGGCGGTGCTGCTGCTCTTTGGCGAGGCAGATCACCCAGAGGTGCGGGGCCTGGTTTCCTACGCCGGGGGGCCGGCCCACGTTTTTGGCGGCATGGAAGAGCTGACGGCTCTGCCCCTGCCTGTGGACCGGCCTTATGTGCTGGCCTCGCAGACCACGCAGGACCGTGCCCTGTTCGGTACTATTGAAGCCTATCTGCTGGAGCGCCTGCGAAAACTCACGGTGCTTGCCACCATCTGTGACGCCACGCGCGAACGCCAGGAAGAGGCCCGCAACATCGCCTCCCGCGTTGACGCCATGGTTGTGGTGGGGGGGCGCGAAAGCGGCAATACCCGCCGTCTGGCGGATGTGGCCCGGGCCGCAGGCATACCCACCTACCATGTGGAGCGCGTGGACGAGCTGCAGGCCGACCTTTTTGCGCAAAATCGGCGCGCAGGCCTAACGGCCGGCGCATCCACGCCGAAAAGCCTCATAGATGCGGCGGAAGAACGGCTCGCGTCCTTGTAG
- a CDS encoding chemotaxis protein, which produces MAQTNILLEAGTNELEVVEFYLDEAVPDQTDVAADRPADAPPPPDRYRGYYGVNVAKVLEIIRMPKVTELPEVQHPSVLGAFNLRSRIIPLVDLAMWLGKTHPASEDQPKTIVTEFNNVTTAFMVSGVNRIHRISWERVEPPNKYVAAVSNNTVIGVVKLEDRIVFLLDLEKVVADLNPKLGLRLDDLGADWTNTGYKALVADDSALVREMLRDLLEKAGFAVEVVSNGRAAWDRMEEFKRRAEETGCDINDFVHVMVSDIEMPVMDGLNLTHRIKTDPVLKKLPVVLFSSLITDKLRHKGVSVGADDQISKPEVTQLAQRALALIKAREHPA; this is translated from the coding sequence ATGGCCCAGACCAATATTTTGCTGGAAGCCGGCACCAACGAACTGGAAGTGGTGGAATTTTATCTGGACGAGGCCGTGCCCGACCAGACGGACGTTGCGGCGGACAGACCCGCTGACGCGCCTCCGCCGCCCGACCGGTACCGGGGTTACTACGGCGTCAATGTGGCCAAGGTGCTGGAAATCATCCGCATGCCCAAGGTCACGGAACTGCCTGAAGTGCAGCACCCCAGCGTGCTGGGGGCGTTTAACCTGCGTTCGCGCATCATCCCCCTGGTGGACTTGGCCATGTGGCTGGGCAAAACCCATCCGGCCTCGGAAGATCAGCCCAAGACCATTGTGACGGAATTCAACAACGTCACCACAGCGTTTATGGTTTCGGGCGTCAACCGCATCCACCGCATCAGCTGGGAGCGGGTGGAACCGCCCAACAAATATGTGGCTGCCGTGTCCAACAATACGGTCATCGGCGTGGTTAAGCTGGAGGACCGCATCGTCTTCCTGCTGGATCTGGAAAAAGTGGTGGCAGACCTGAACCCCAAGCTGGGCCTGCGTCTGGACGACCTGGGCGCGGACTGGACCAATACGGGCTACAAAGCGCTGGTGGCGGACGACTCCGCCCTGGTGCGTGAAATGCTGCGCGACCTGCTGGAAAAGGCCGGCTTTGCCGTGGAGGTGGTTTCCAACGGACGGGCCGCCTGGGACAGGATGGAAGAATTCAAGCGCCGGGCGGAAGAAACCGGGTGCGACATCAACGATTTTGTGCACGTGATGGTTTCGGACATTGAAATGCCCGTCATGGACGGCCTCAACCTGACCCACCGCATCAAGACCGACCCGGTGCTCAAAAAACTGCCGGTGGTATTGTTTTCCTCGCTCATCACGGACAAGCTGCGCCACAAGGGCGTGAGCGTGGGCGCGGACGACCAGATTTCCAAGCCCGAAGTCACCCAGCTGGCCCAGCGGGCTTTGGCCTTGATCAAGGCGCGGGAGCATCCTGCGTAA
- a CDS encoding histidinol-phosphatase: MILADLHTHTRYSHGSDTPAAMHAAAVARGLTLLGFSEHSPRPAGFDYTHEYREQLTRHLPDYVREVQELKTANAHGPCRVLFGMEMDWLEGQEDYTRQGCAAYNFDYLLGSVHFVGHWGFDDGAEPWKAFSQEECEQHYRAYFAAWIAMLRSGLFNIAAHPDLIKIFSVEQFHIWLAKPESMALVRQGLTALRDAGMSMEVSSAGLRKACREIYPAPPIMAAAAELGLQISFASDAHGTADVGYGFARLASYAKAFGFTRHTVFDHGRRSEWTF, from the coding sequence ATGATTCTCGCCGACCTGCACACCCACACCCGCTATTCCCACGGCAGCGACACCCCCGCCGCCATGCACGCGGCCGCCGTGGCCCGCGGCCTTACGCTGCTGGGCTTTTCCGAGCATTCCCCCCGGCCTGCGGGCTTTGACTACACCCACGAATACCGCGAGCAGCTCACCCGCCACCTGCCGGACTATGTGCGCGAAGTGCAGGAGCTCAAGACCGCCAATGCCCACGGCCCCTGCCGGGTGCTGTTCGGCATGGAAATGGACTGGCTGGAAGGACAGGAAGACTATACCCGACAAGGCTGCGCGGCCTACAACTTCGACTACCTGCTGGGCAGCGTCCATTTTGTGGGGCACTGGGGCTTTGACGACGGCGCAGAGCCCTGGAAGGCTTTTTCGCAGGAAGAATGCGAACAGCACTACCGCGCCTACTTCGCCGCCTGGATCGCCATGCTGCGCTCAGGCCTGTTCAACATTGCGGCCCACCCGGACCTGATCAAAATCTTCTCCGTGGAGCAGTTCCACATCTGGCTGGCCAAACCCGAAAGCATGGCCCTTGTGCGCCAGGGCCTCACCGCCCTGCGCGACGCGGGCATGAGCATGGAAGTTTCCTCCGCCGGACTGCGCAAGGCCTGCCGCGAAATCTACCCCGCCCCCCCCATCATGGCCGCCGCAGCGGAACTGGGCCTGCAGATCAGCTTTGCTTCCGACGCCCACGGCACCGCCGACGTGGGCTACGGCTTCGCCCGCCTGGCCTCCTACGCCAAAGCCTTTGGCTTCACCCGCCACACCGTCTTCGACCACGGCCGCCGCAGCGAGTGGACATTTTAG
- a CDS encoding GtrA family protein, translating into MNGTDAFFSFVRSLLARRWVRFGMVGGTAALCYALLGLLFVNVLGLPALVGNGLAYVLSFVVSYLGQSLWTFSAPHTKAAHSAMLPRFAATQALGLTLNTLIVWLLMSLGLKYETAMPIALLLVPVVVYAACKYWVFRPRPAARSHDNP; encoded by the coding sequence ATGAACGGAACCGACGCTTTTTTTAGTTTTGTACGCAGCCTGCTGGCCAGGCGCTGGGTGCGCTTTGGCATGGTCGGCGGCACTGCGGCCCTGTGCTACGCGCTGCTGGGCCTGCTGTTTGTGAACGTGCTGGGCCTGCCCGCCCTGGTGGGCAATGGCCTGGCCTATGTGCTGAGTTTTGTGGTCTCCTACCTGGGGCAAAGCCTCTGGACCTTCAGCGCCCCCCACACAAAAGCCGCACACAGCGCCATGCTGCCCCGCTTTGCCGCCACCCAGGCTTTGGGACTGACGCTCAACACCCTCATCGTCTGGCTGCTTATGAGCCTGGGGCTGAAATACGAAACCGCCATGCCCATTGCCCTGCTGCTGGTGCCCGTGGTGGTCTATGCGGCGTGCAAATATTGGGTCTTCCGCCCCAGGCCCGCGGCACGCTCCCACGACAACCCCTGA